One genomic window of Prochlorococcus marinus str. NATL2A includes the following:
- a CDS encoding FAD-binding protein, whose product MIRNSLSLQNQNSNDSDVLGVFEAVNSEFFQSLKSSQQTSSPFLVSSGGTTSRAAADKHWILDLRKNYQKISFDLKKKHVEIEAGVTMGKLCSFLEKHKRSFPIGLSGNTGMGYILTGGISPLSRSKGLAIDQIIEIKGFWGNGKEFHLLRPNTKNELTNEWKALCGAAIFLGIITQVKLKTQPLRPLLSWTANLSFSELSECINQAESWPNSLSLQWIYGDDIFAHAIGEIKNTDDESVMIKLLEKLPFSRNRIINKFNNMKSLPNLSFGNNNNYNNSNHSEVLGLLGPAWQEKNKQVLKILKELINKRPNKSCYIASQQLGGLTHLNDLDTSFIHRDAIWKPWINGAWEAHNQAKRKRTLEWMTECWNNLEFICPGVHLAQIHPHLEWHKKELSSAFEDWLPNLEELKAIHDPRNIMPPLK is encoded by the coding sequence TTTAGTATCTAGTGGAGGAACCACAAGTAGAGCCGCCGCAGATAAACATTGGATTTTAGACCTAAGAAAAAACTACCAAAAAATATCTTTCGATTTAAAAAAAAAGCATGTAGAAATTGAAGCCGGGGTAACGATGGGAAAATTATGCTCTTTTCTAGAAAAGCATAAAAGAAGTTTTCCAATTGGTTTGTCTGGAAATACAGGAATGGGATATATCTTGACCGGTGGAATAAGTCCACTCAGTAGGAGCAAAGGATTAGCAATTGATCAAATCATAGAGATTAAGGGTTTTTGGGGAAATGGAAAAGAGTTTCATTTACTACGACCAAATACCAAAAATGAGTTGACTAATGAATGGAAAGCCCTTTGCGGAGCAGCTATATTTCTTGGCATAATCACACAGGTAAAGTTAAAGACTCAGCCATTAAGACCACTATTAAGCTGGACAGCAAATCTTTCATTTTCTGAGCTATCTGAATGTATTAATCAAGCCGAAAGTTGGCCTAATTCTCTTAGCCTTCAATGGATATATGGAGACGATATTTTTGCTCATGCAATTGGTGAAATTAAAAATACTGATGATGAATCCGTCATGATTAAATTATTAGAAAAATTGCCATTCTCTCGAAATAGAATCATTAATAAATTCAACAATATGAAGTCCTTACCTAATTTAAGCTTTGGAAATAACAATAATTATAATAATTCAAATCATTCTGAAGTGCTTGGGTTATTAGGCCCTGCTTGGCAAGAAAAAAATAAACAAGTATTAAAAATCCTTAAAGAATTAATAAATAAAAGGCCAAACAAAAGTTGTTATATAGCTTCTCAACAATTAGGAGGTTTAACACATTTAAATGATCTTGACACTTCTTTTATTCATCGTGATGCAATCTGGAAACCTTGGATTAACGGTGCTTGGGAAGCCCACAATCAAGCGAAGAGAAAAAGAACGCTGGAATGGATGACAGAGTGTTGGAATAATCTAGAATTCATATGCCCTGGGGTTCATCTTGCGCAAATACACCCACATTTAGAATGGCATAAAAAAGAATTATCATCCGCATTCGAAGATTGGCTCCCAAACTTAGAAGAGCTCAAAGCCATTCATGATCCAAGAAATATAATGCCACCATTAAAATAG
- a CDS encoding homoserine O-succinyltransferase, with protein MALILPRSYHKISSIEKNHISWIEPELAERQDIRPLRIGILNIMPLGKQYEFNLLHPLGLSPLQIEPIWIRLKSHSYRTWDLEHLKNLYVHWEEAMSPIPLDGLIITGAPVEHLPFEEVHYWKELVNLIEEAKLKCASTLGLCWAGFAMAYMAGVEKENFNKKLFGVYPMRSLVPSHSLMGTQDDEFFCPQSRHAGLPDIEMEKAEQKGKLRLLAHGEKVGYTIFETPDQRQLMHLGHPEYNVDRLKSEMERDKKRGDVPPPENFDLTKSNTSWRSHRNLLFQQWLWFCYQRVSLSV; from the coding sequence ATGGCTTTAATACTTCCTCGTAGTTATCATAAAATTTCATCGATAGAAAAAAATCATATTTCATGGATTGAGCCTGAATTAGCAGAAAGACAGGATATTAGACCTCTTAGGATTGGGATATTAAATATTATGCCTTTGGGAAAACAATATGAATTTAATTTATTGCACCCTTTAGGACTGTCTCCTCTGCAAATAGAACCTATATGGATAAGATTGAAATCCCATTCATATAGGACTTGGGATCTAGAACATCTGAAAAACTTATATGTTCATTGGGAGGAGGCAATGTCTCCCATTCCTCTTGATGGGTTGATTATTACTGGAGCACCTGTTGAGCACCTTCCGTTTGAAGAAGTTCATTATTGGAAGGAATTAGTAAACCTAATTGAGGAAGCAAAATTAAAATGTGCAAGTACCCTAGGATTGTGTTGGGCTGGTTTTGCAATGGCTTATATGGCTGGAGTTGAGAAAGAAAATTTTAATAAAAAGCTTTTTGGTGTATATCCAATGAGAAGTCTTGTTCCTAGCCATTCTTTAATGGGAACACAGGATGATGAGTTCTTCTGTCCCCAAAGTAGGCATGCTGGTTTACCAGATATCGAAATGGAAAAAGCAGAACAAAAAGGCAAGCTAAGATTATTGGCTCATGGAGAAAAAGTAGGTTACACAATTTTTGAAACACCTGACCAGAGGCAATTAATGCATTTAGGACATCCTGAATATAACGTTGATAGATTAAAATCTGAGATGGAAAGGGATAAGAAAAGAGGCGATGTACCTCCTCCAGAAAATTTTGATTTGACCAAATCAAATACTTCATGGCGATCACATAGAAACTTATTATTTCAACAATGGTTGTGGTTCTGTTATCAACGTGTAAGCCTGAGTGTTTAA